From the Lolium rigidum isolate FL_2022 chromosome 2, APGP_CSIRO_Lrig_0.1, whole genome shotgun sequence genome, one window contains:
- the LOC124686399 gene encoding uncharacterized protein At4g08330, chloroplastic-like codes for MSAPATTTTTATAYGCAACGADLNLSAAHLYPAGCYFEAGNKGTLSFSWVDESRLRFAAEDRIRPFFETLDYWGIHRKRTRISCDACGRLLGYVYDDGPPVMEGTGQFGMGPSQVIPRRPRYRIKIKAVTTPTGNGAAAAAAAR; via the coding sequence ATGTctgctccggcgaccaccaccaccacggccacggcgTACGGTTGCGCGGCGTGCGGCGCGGACCTGAACCTGTCGGCGGCGCACCTGTACCCGGCGGGGTGCTACTTCGAGGCCGGGAACAAGGGCACGCTGTCCTTCTCGTGGGTGGACGAGTCCCGGCTGCGGTTCGCGGCGGAGGACAGGATCCGGCCATTCTTCGAGACGCTCGACTACTGGGGCATCCACCGGAAGCGCACCCGCATCAGCTGCGACGCCTGCGGCCGCCTCCTCGGCTACGTCTACGACGACGGGCCCCCGGTCATGGAGGGCACCGGCCAGTTCGGGATGGGGCCCAGCCAGGTCATACCGCGCCGGCCCAGGTACCGGATCAAGATCAAGGCCGTCACCACGcccaccggcaacggcgccgccgccgccgccgcggcgcgctGA